The following are encoded in a window of Ignavibacteriales bacterium genomic DNA:
- a CDS encoding PspC domain-containing protein, with translation MKDKLYRSRRVRVFGGIAGGLAQYFNLDPILVRVLFVVVTILHGFGILLYIILWIVVPEEPFEIAYKVNTDDPTNAGGQSAQTSSMNFDGAQSLPKKQGSGRIVVGIILIVIGLIFFADRIIPSFDLRDVLPIAFVLIGGSLIWNSMKK, from the coding sequence ATGAAAGACAAGTTATACCGTTCACGGCGTGTGAGAGTTTTTGGGGGTATTGCCGGAGGACTTGCACAGTATTTTAATTTAGATCCAATACTTGTCAGAGTTCTATTTGTTGTTGTCACAATCCTTCATGGGTTTGGAATTCTTCTTTATATAATTCTTTGGATTGTAGTACCGGAAGAACCGTTCGAGATCGCATATAAAGTTAATACTGATGATCCAACAAATGCCGGCGGACAATCTGCACAAACCAGTTCTATGAATTTCGATGGAGCTCAATCTCTTCCGAAGAAACAAGGTTCAGGAAGAATTGTTGTCGGAATAATTCTAATTGTTATTGGATTAATTTTTTTCGCAGACCGCATAATTCCGTCATTTGATTTAAGAGATGTTCTTCCAATCGCGTTTGTACTTATTGGAGGATCATTAATTTGGAATTCAATGAAAAAGTAA
- a CDS encoding NAD+ synthase, producing MKIAICQSNPIIGDLKGNSAKILYRYKQAVSDGADLVIFPELFLCGYPPLDLVEKKEFREAVKNAANEIAFQTKKVGLIFGTITEDYEDKVGTGVYNSAALCYDGKIQFVQNKTLIPNYDVFDEVRYFESAKDVFVHEFMGEKLGISVCEDIWNDADYWKHRRYTTDPVQKLADDGATLLINISASPYAYGKRKEKFEMLSVLTKIDNLPLVYVCCVGAQTELIFDGGSMCLNSSGKLQMLGKTFEEDYFIYDSKKNYSEIKEIESSFEEEVLNALILGMKDYANKTGFKKALVGLSGGIDSAIVTYIAAKAFGPQNVHVVLMPSKYSSEGSVTDSEKLISNLGITSENISIQPVVDKALEMLNSAFKEKSEDVTEENLQSRIRGIYLMALSNKHGYLLCTTGNKSEIATGYATLYGDMCGAVSVIGDVYKTQIYKISNFINRNEEIIPKEIILKVPSAELRPNQTDQDSLPPYDLLDKVLKMYLEEQKEFGEICKEIGDANIVKKVLRLVDMNEFKRKQTAPVLRVSTKAFGYGRRFPIVQGWRK from the coding sequence ATGAAAATAGCAATCTGTCAATCAAATCCAATAATTGGTGATCTTAAAGGGAATTCCGCAAAGATTCTTTACAGATATAAGCAAGCTGTTTCTGATGGGGCAGACCTTGTGATCTTTCCGGAATTGTTTTTATGCGGATATCCGCCGCTTGATCTTGTAGAAAAAAAAGAATTTAGAGAAGCCGTAAAAAATGCCGCAAATGAAATTGCATTTCAAACTAAAAAAGTCGGATTGATCTTTGGTACAATCACCGAAGATTATGAAGATAAAGTTGGGACGGGAGTTTACAATTCTGCCGCACTTTGTTATGATGGAAAGATTCAATTCGTTCAGAATAAAACTTTAATACCAAATTATGATGTATTTGATGAAGTCAGGTATTTCGAATCTGCAAAAGATGTTTTTGTTCATGAGTTCATGGGAGAAAAACTCGGTATCTCAGTTTGTGAAGACATTTGGAACGATGCAGATTATTGGAAACATAGACGATATACAACTGACCCGGTTCAAAAACTTGCTGATGATGGCGCTACTTTATTGATAAACATTTCTGCCAGCCCATATGCATATGGTAAACGGAAAGAAAAATTTGAAATGCTGTCAGTCCTTACTAAAATAGATAATCTTCCTCTAGTTTATGTTTGCTGTGTCGGCGCTCAAACAGAATTGATCTTCGACGGCGGAAGTATGTGCTTAAATTCTTCAGGTAAACTTCAAATGTTAGGCAAAACTTTTGAAGAAGATTATTTCATTTATGATTCGAAGAAAAATTATTCGGAAATAAAAGAGATTGAAAGTTCATTCGAAGAAGAAGTGTTGAACGCATTAATTCTTGGGATGAAAGATTATGCAAACAAAACCGGTTTTAAAAAAGCTTTGGTTGGATTAAGCGGCGGGATTGATTCTGCGATTGTAACTTACATCGCAGCTAAAGCATTTGGTCCTCAAAATGTTCACGTTGTTTTGATGCCATCGAAATACTCAAGCGAAGGAAGTGTAACGGATTCTGAAAAATTAATTTCTAATCTCGGCATTACATCAGAGAATATTTCGATTCAACCGGTTGTTGATAAAGCACTTGAGATGTTGAACTCGGCATTCAAAGAAAAATCTGAAGATGTTACTGAAGAGAATTTGCAATCACGTATCCGCGGTATATACTTGATGGCTCTTTCGAATAAGCATGGCTATTTGCTCTGCACAACAGGGAACAAATCGGAAATTGCAACTGGGTACGCTACTCTTTACGGCGATATGTGCGGAGCGGTATCGGTTATTGGTGATGTATATAAAACTCAGATTTATAAAATTTCCAACTTTATAAATCGAAACGAAGAAATAATTCCTAAAGAAATAATTCTGAAAGTTCCTTCCGCAGAATTGCGTCCTAATCAAACAGACCAGGATTCACTACCGCCTTATGATTTACTTGATAAGGTCCTTAAAATGTATCTTGAAGAGCAAAAAGAATTTGGAGAAATTTGCAAAGAAATCGGTGATGCAAATATTGTAAAGAAAGTCTTGCGGTTAGTTGATATGAATGAGTTCAAGCGCAAACAAACAGCGCCGGTACTTCGTGTTTCAACAAAAGCATTTGGTTATGGCAGAAGATTCCCAATTGTACAAGGTTGGAGAAAATAA
- the dsbD gene encoding protein-disulfide reductase DsbD has protein sequence MVIRKIFFLFSISIISSYALFGQTDLVKVKLSQNNWKVDAGSNFKIILSANIKESWHINSNKPNDEFLIASKVAAKSEAVILTSINYPKPKELKLEFSEKPVSVFDGDIKIELTFTVDKNTVSGKYTIPVKLSYQACNDKICMPPTEVSDKLNVEIVGTVQEVKSETSNARGEKQEVRIEKKDDNSIASTLEKSGLILSLIFVFLGGLALNLTPCVYPLIPITIGYFGGQSEGRTSRLFLLGILYVLGMALTYSVIGVVTSLSGAVFGTLLQNTFVIIGIAVLFVVLALSQFGVYEFKLPDSWVMKAGGAKGGAFGAFFMGLTMGIVAAPCIGPFVLGLVTYVAAKGDPFYGFLMFFVMAVGLGFPYLLLALFSGKIKKLPRAGDWMEGVKHIFGFLLLGMAIYFVAPLLPKELNKYLLPVFGILAALLLLFMDKKANNVKAFRIFKIIFSLVIVAVSIYALIPTKHLEPQWQKFSEVKYEQSLKNNERMVVDFYADWCIPCKELDALTFSDPRVIETLGKFTSYKVDMTKTLSDETEALRTKFKIVGMPTVLIINAKGKEVERLTGFINADEFLKILDKVN, from the coding sequence ATGGTAATACGTAAAATTTTTTTTCTTTTTTCCATTTCGATAATTTCATCATATGCGCTTTTTGGTCAGACTGATTTAGTAAAGGTTAAACTCTCTCAAAACAATTGGAAAGTTGATGCAGGAAGTAATTTCAAAATTATTCTTAGTGCAAACATAAAAGAATCATGGCATATTAATTCCAATAAACCGAATGATGAATTTCTAATCGCTTCTAAAGTAGCTGCCAAAAGCGAAGCAGTTATATTGACAAGCATAAACTATCCGAAGCCGAAAGAATTAAAACTTGAGTTCTCTGAAAAACCGGTCTCTGTTTTTGATGGCGATATTAAAATCGAATTAACATTTACTGTGGATAAAAATACTGTTTCCGGTAAATACACTATTCCTGTAAAACTTAGTTACCAAGCTTGTAACGACAAAATATGTATGCCTCCAACTGAAGTTTCAGATAAGCTGAATGTGGAAATTGTTGGAACAGTACAAGAAGTAAAAAGTGAAACGTCAAACGCGAGAGGCGAGAAGCAAGAAGTAAGAATAGAAAAGAAAGATGATAATTCAATAGCATCCACACTTGAAAAAAGCGGATTAATTTTAAGTCTAATTTTTGTATTCCTTGGGGGACTTGCACTCAATTTAACCCCGTGTGTCTATCCACTCATCCCAATTACGATTGGATATTTTGGCGGTCAGAGTGAAGGCAGAACCAGCAGACTTTTTCTGCTTGGAATTCTTTATGTGTTAGGTATGGCACTTACATATTCTGTTATTGGTGTCGTTACTTCATTAAGCGGAGCTGTGTTCGGCACTTTATTGCAAAACACATTTGTAATAATTGGAATTGCAGTTCTGTTTGTTGTATTGGCTTTAAGTCAATTCGGTGTTTATGAATTTAAGCTGCCGGACTCATGGGTTATGAAAGCAGGTGGTGCAAAGGGTGGTGCATTTGGTGCATTCTTTATGGGATTAACAATGGGAATTGTTGCTGCCCCGTGCATTGGTCCTTTCGTTCTCGGATTAGTTACTTATGTTGCAGCAAAAGGTGATCCATTTTATGGCTTCTTAATGTTTTTTGTTATGGCAGTTGGACTTGGATTCCCATATTTACTGCTAGCACTATTTTCCGGAAAAATTAAAAAGCTCCCGCGTGCCGGTGATTGGATGGAAGGAGTAAAACATATTTTTGGTTTCTTACTTCTAGGTATGGCAATATATTTTGTAGCTCCGCTTCTGCCAAAAGAATTAAATAAATATTTACTACCGGTCTTTGGAATTTTAGCTGCTCTTTTACTTTTGTTCATGGATAAGAAGGCAAATAATGTTAAAGCATTTAGAATCTTTAAAATTATTTTTTCATTGGTAATTGTTGCCGTTTCTATTTATGCGCTTATTCCGACAAAGCATTTAGAACCGCAATGGCAAAAATTCAGTGAAGTTAAATACGAACAGTCATTAAAAAATAATGAAAGAATGGTTGTAGATTTTTATGCCGATTGGTGTATTCCGTGTAAAGAATTAGATGCACTTACTTTTTCTGATCCAAGAGTAATTGAAACATTGGGAAAGTTTACTTCATATAAAGTTGATATGACAAAAACTTTATCCGATGAGACTGAAGCTTTAAGAACTAAATTTAAGATTGTTGGTATGCCTACAGTATTGATAATAAATGCTAAAGGTAAAGAAGTAGAAAGATTAACAGGTTTTATCAATGCAGATGAATTTTTGAAAATATTAGATAAAGTTAATTAA
- a CDS encoding 2-oxoacid:acceptor oxidoreductase subunit alpha produces MAQETEKEILGLSDVTIRFAGDSGDGMQLTGSQFSDTTALMGNDLGTLPDYPAEIRAPAGTLYGVSGFQLHFSSNDVHTPGDTPDVLVAMNPAALKINLKDLKEGGMLITNSDSFDAKNLKMAGYSTNPLEDDSLSRYKLISIPITSLTSNALKDSGLSIKEITRSKNFFTLGITYWLFNRPLEPTLAWIESKFAKNKAIADANSIVLKAGYYFGENTELFTTRYTVEPAQLPKGIYRNISGNEAIALGFVAASKKSGLPLFLGSYPITPASDILHFLSGFKNFGVKTFQAEDEIAGIASAIGASYGGSLAITTTSGPGMALKTEAMGLAVMTELPLVIINIQRGGPSTGLPTKTEQADLFQAIYGRNGESPIPVLATSTPSDCFNMSLEAARIAIKYMTPVILLSDGYIANGTEPWKLPHENEIPEIPVHFWTDKESFAPYKRDENLSRPWVKPGTPGLEHRIGGLEKAHITGNVSYDPDNHDFMVRMRANKIKNIENDIPDLEVKYEQEGDLLVLGWGGTYGAITEALIKVRAQGKKVSQAHLKYLFPFSKNTGDVLKRFKKILIPEINLGQLTTIIRSEFLIAPISFTKIKGLPFKSSEIQNKILEVLGGSNGK; encoded by the coding sequence ATGGCACAAGAAACAGAAAAAGAAATACTTGGTTTGAGTGATGTAACTATAAGGTTTGCAGGCGACTCCGGCGATGGTATGCAGTTAACGGGTTCACAATTTAGCGATACAACTGCATTAATGGGCAATGATCTTGGAACACTTCCTGATTATCCTGCAGAAATTAGAGCTCCTGCCGGAACACTTTATGGCGTTAGCGGATTTCAGTTACACTTTAGTTCAAACGATGTTCATACACCGGGCGATACACCAGATGTTTTAGTAGCAATGAATCCTGCTGCATTAAAAATAAATTTAAAGGATCTTAAAGAAGGTGGAATGCTAATTACAAATTCAGATTCCTTCGATGCAAAGAATTTGAAAATGGCCGGTTATTCAACCAATCCTTTGGAAGATGATAGTCTTTCACGTTATAAACTTATTTCGATACCAATTACATCTCTAACAAGCAATGCATTAAAAGACTCGGGATTAAGTATTAAAGAAATCACCAGAAGTAAAAATTTCTTTACTCTTGGAATTACTTACTGGTTATTTAATCGTCCTCTTGAACCGACATTAGCTTGGATCGAAAGTAAATTTGCAAAGAATAAAGCTATAGCTGATGCAAATTCAATTGTACTAAAAGCTGGTTACTACTTCGGAGAAAATACAGAACTTTTCACAACACGTTATACAGTAGAACCTGCCCAACTTCCAAAAGGAATTTATAGAAACATTTCCGGCAACGAAGCGATTGCATTAGGATTTGTTGCAGCATCAAAGAAAAGCGGATTGCCTTTGTTCCTCGGCTCATATCCTATAACTCCTGCATCAGACATTTTACATTTCTTAAGCGGGTTTAAAAATTTTGGTGTAAAAACTTTTCAAGCCGAAGATGAGATTGCAGGTATTGCATCTGCTATCGGTGCATCGTACGGCGGTTCTCTAGCAATAACAACCACAAGCGGTCCAGGTATGGCTCTCAAAACAGAAGCAATGGGACTTGCAGTAATGACTGAACTTCCTTTAGTAATTATAAATATTCAGCGCGGAGGACCGAGCACAGGACTTCCAACAAAAACAGAACAAGCAGATTTATTTCAGGCTATTTACGGAAGGAACGGTGAGTCGCCAATTCCAGTACTTGCAACATCAACTCCAAGCGATTGTTTTAATATGTCGCTTGAAGCTGCTCGAATTGCTATCAAATATATGACTCCTGTTATCCTTCTTAGTGATGGTTACATTGCAAATGGAACCGAACCTTGGAAACTTCCACATGAAAATGAAATACCGGAAATTCCTGTTCATTTCTGGACTGATAAAGAAAGTTTTGCACCATACAAACGTGATGAAAATCTTTCCCGTCCTTGGGTTAAACCGGGAACACCGGGTCTCGAACATAGAATCGGCGGACTTGAAAAAGCACACATCACAGGTAATGTTAGTTATGATCCTGATAATCATGATTTTATGGTGAGGATGCGTGCAAACAAAATAAAAAATATTGAGAATGATATTCCCGATTTAGAAGTTAAGTATGAACAAGAAGGTGATCTGCTTGTATTAGGTTGGGGCGGAACTTATGGAGCTATAACGGAAGCTCTAATAAAAGTTAGAGCACAAGGCAAGAAAGTATCGCAAGCTCACTTAAAATATCTTTTCCCGTTCTCAAAAAATACCGGGGACGTATTAAAACGTTTCAAGAAAATTCTTATTCCGGAAATTAATCTTGGACAGCTTACAACAATAATTCGCAGTGAGTTTTTAATCGCTCCGATTTCATTTACAAAAATTAAAGGTCTTCCTTTCAAATCAAGTGAAATACAAAATAAAATTTTAGAAGTTCTTGGAGGCAGCAATGGTAAATAA
- a CDS encoding 2-oxoacid:ferredoxin oxidoreductase subunit beta, translating to MVNNIDAPVKYTAKDFTSNQDVRWCPGCGDYSILAQVQRSFPEIGKKKEEIVFISGIGCSSRFPYYMDTYGFHSIHGRAAAIASGLKIARPELSVWVATGDGDLMSIGGNHFIHTCRKNIDLKILMFNNRIYGLTKGQYSPTSEKGKVTKSSPYGSIDYPFNPLSLALGAEASFVARTIDRDPKHLQEMVKRAAEHKGTAFIEIYQNCNIFNDGAFSILTEKETKGDNVLVLEQGKPMVYGKENDKGIKLDGFTPVVIDLKDGKNSINDCLVHDEKDPDPIRAFILAHMTDHEGMPTPIGVVRQIFKETYNEGVERQIKHITEKKGKGTIEKLLFTENTWEVN from the coding sequence ATGGTAAATAATATAGATGCACCTGTTAAATATACAGCAAAAGATTTTACTTCGAATCAAGATGTGCGCTGGTGTCCGGGTTGCGGCGATTACTCAATCCTCGCGCAAGTACAAAGATCATTTCCTGAAATCGGAAAGAAGAAAGAAGAGATCGTATTCATTTCCGGTATTGGCTGTTCAAGTCGGTTTCCTTATTATATGGATACATACGGTTTCCATTCTATTCACGGAAGAGCTGCTGCAATTGCATCCGGTTTAAAAATTGCTCGACCAGAACTTTCGGTTTGGGTTGCAACCGGCGACGGCGATTTAATGAGCATTGGCGGAAATCATTTTATCCATACATGCAGAAAAAATATTGATCTAAAAATATTAATGTTCAATAATAGAATTTACGGATTGACCAAGGGACAATATTCACCGACTTCTGAAAAAGGAAAAGTAACTAAGAGTTCTCCTTACGGAAGCATTGACTATCCGTTCAATCCGCTTTCACTTGCACTCGGTGCAGAAGCAAGTTTTGTTGCACGTACAATAGACCGCGATCCTAAACATTTGCAGGAAATGGTTAAACGTGCAGCCGAACATAAAGGAACTGCATTCATAGAAATTTATCAGAACTGTAATATCTTTAACGACGGTGCTTTCAGCATTCTAACAGAAAAAGAAACTAAAGGTGATAACGTTCTTGTCCTTGAACAGGGAAAGCCGATGGTTTACGGAAAAGAAAATGATAAGGGAATTAAGCTTGATGGATTTACGCCAGTTGTTATTGATTTGAAAGACGGTAAGAACTCAATTAATGATTGCCTCGTTCATGATGAAAAAGATCCCGACCCGATTCGTGCATTTATTTTAGCGCATATGACAGATCATGAAGGAATGCCGACACCAATCGGAGTTGTTCGCCAAATATTCAAAGAAACTTATAATGAAGGTGTAGAAAGACAAATAAAACATATTACAGAGAAGAAAGGTAAAGGTACAATTGAAAAACTTCTCTTCACTGAAAATACTTGGGAAGTGAATTAG
- a CDS encoding bifunctional oligoribonuclease/PAP phosphatase NrnA → MSDFFLLKKIIDEHNSFLLSTHVNPDADALGSELAFYLILKKLGKKVKVVNHSSTPYNLEFLDEEKVIEKFDEKIHKNIFDEAEVFLLLDLNQANRIVKMEKGFRSFKGIKVCIDHHLDPENVFDNYFGSADYSATSEIIYEFIEQTKIVEIDYSIALQLYAGIMTDTGSFRFDRTNPRIHRIMAELLETGVNPTTVYDKIYDQFKFARIKLLGEALSTIELDSTKQIAAMCIKKEVLARTGATEADIDGFVNYCLTIQNIKIGILFYELRDGLKISFRSKGEIPVNKLAVEFGGGGHTNASGTRLFNTNIEEYKEKVIKAAQQYL, encoded by the coding sequence ATGAGTGATTTTTTTCTACTGAAAAAAATAATTGATGAGCATAATTCGTTTCTTTTATCTACGCACGTTAATCCCGATGCAGATGCATTGGGAAGTGAATTAGCATTTTATCTTATCCTTAAAAAACTTGGCAAGAAAGTTAAAGTTGTTAATCACAGTTCTACTCCGTACAATTTAGAATTTCTTGATGAAGAAAAAGTAATTGAAAAGTTCGATGAGAAAATCCATAAAAATATTTTTGATGAAGCAGAAGTATTCCTACTGCTCGATCTTAATCAAGCTAACAGAATTGTAAAAATGGAAAAAGGATTCCGTTCATTTAAGGGAATTAAAGTTTGCATAGATCATCATCTGGATCCGGAAAATGTTTTCGATAATTATTTCGGCAGTGCCGATTATTCCGCAACATCCGAAATTATTTATGAATTTATCGAGCAGACAAAAATAGTTGAGATAGATTACTCGATAGCACTTCAACTTTATGCCGGAATAATGACCGACACCGGTTCATTCCGTTTTGATAGAACTAATCCGAGAATTCATAGAATCATGGCTGAGCTGCTTGAAACAGGTGTTAACCCAACAACCGTTTACGATAAGATCTACGATCAATTTAAATTTGCCCGCATAAAACTTTTAGGCGAAGCGCTTTCAACTATCGAGCTTGATTCAACAAAACAGATTGCAGCTATGTGCATCAAGAAGGAGGTTTTAGCAAGAACAGGTGCAACTGAAGCTGATATTGACGGCTTTGTAAATTATTGTTTAACAATTCAGAATATAAAAATTGGTATTTTGTTCTATGAATTAAGAGACGGATTGAAAATCAGTTTTAGATCGAAAGGGGAAATCCCGGTTAATAAATTAGCAGTAGAGTTCGGCGGTGGCGGACATACAAATGCTTCCGGCACACGGCTTTTTAATACAAACATTGAAGAGTACAAAGAGAAAGTAATTAAAGCAGCACAACAATATCTATAA
- a CDS encoding leucyl aminopeptidase: protein MYFNLKINSSKDELSFKKNSALVKFFVESKKIEKTLDDFFLSLNYPLGKIQKKNFLDKKSNELTYYSQSGEPSVLYIKKAKIDKDFSVDFFRNYFAGLVPSLKKKNLNSVHIVVPSFLDLKDHLENESQLLRSIIEGIHLGNYTFDNYKSDKEKSEELSFFIHYTDQKILNSAIDYSNKLMNAVFFTRDLVNEPAITLTPEELANRTKKELTKLGVKVIVFNKAELKKRKMNAILAVGGASDKPPCLITIHYKPRGKAKRKIALVGKGVCYDSGGLTIKPTSGMLEMKADMAGGGAVIGIIKAAAMMKLPVEIIGVVPAVENMIGGSSYKPGDVVKAASGKTIEVKDTDAEGRIVLADALHYASQQKPDEIIDFATLTGAVCVALGLIAAGLFTKDDRLADELLQSGKTTHERLWRLPFWNDYNEMIKSDIADVSNLGPRWGGAITAGKFLELFVNEKIPWAHIDLAGPAIKHKYNNYTEKFDTGFGVRLMIEYLSKI, encoded by the coding sequence ATGTATTTCAATCTGAAGATCAATTCTTCAAAAGATGAACTGAGTTTCAAAAAGAACTCTGCACTAGTAAAATTCTTTGTCGAATCAAAAAAAATAGAAAAGACTTTAGATGATTTTTTTCTCTCACTGAACTATCCTCTGGGAAAAATCCAGAAGAAGAATTTCCTCGACAAAAAATCAAATGAGTTGACTTATTACAGCCAATCCGGTGAGCCATCGGTTTTGTATATAAAGAAAGCAAAAATTGATAAGGATTTCTCCGTAGATTTTTTCAGAAATTATTTTGCCGGACTTGTTCCGTCATTAAAAAAGAAAAATCTAAATTCCGTTCATATTGTTGTTCCGTCGTTCCTCGATCTCAAAGATCATCTTGAAAATGAATCCCAATTATTAAGATCTATTATAGAAGGAATCCACCTCGGCAATTACACTTTTGATAATTATAAATCTGACAAAGAGAAATCCGAAGAGCTTTCTTTCTTTATCCATTACACAGATCAGAAAATATTAAACAGTGCGATTGATTATTCTAATAAGCTTATGAACGCCGTTTTTTTCACACGCGATTTGGTTAACGAACCGGCAATAACACTTACTCCGGAAGAATTAGCTAATCGAACCAAGAAAGAACTTACTAAACTTGGTGTAAAAGTTATCGTATTTAATAAAGCAGAGTTGAAGAAAAGAAAGATGAATGCAATTCTTGCAGTTGGTGGTGCAAGCGATAAACCTCCTTGCTTGATTACAATACATTATAAACCGCGCGGAAAAGCAAAAAGAAAAATAGCACTTGTAGGCAAAGGTGTCTGTTATGATTCAGGCGGACTTACTATTAAACCAACATCCGGAATGCTTGAAATGAAAGCTGATATGGCAGGCGGCGGTGCTGTAATTGGAATTATCAAAGCCGCTGCTATGATGAAATTGCCGGTAGAAATAATTGGAGTTGTTCCGGCAGTTGAAAACATGATCGGCGGTTCTTCTTACAAACCGGGTGATGTTGTAAAAGCTGCTTCAGGTAAAACAATTGAAGTAAAAGATACCGACGCCGAAGGAAGAATTGTTTTAGCAGATGCTCTTCATTATGCATCTCAACAAAAACCGGATGAGATAATTGATTTTGCAACCTTAACCGGCGCGGTCTGTGTTGCACTCGGATTAATTGCCGCGGGATTATTTACAAAAGATGATCGTCTTGCTGATGAGCTTTTGCAATCGGGTAAGACTACTCATGAAAGATTATGGCGGTTACCGTTTTGGAATGATTATAATGAAATGATAAAAAGTGATATTGCCGATGTAAGTAATCTTGGTCCGCGATGGGGCGGGGCAATAACAGCCGGAAAGTTTTTAGAGCTTTTTGTTAATGAAAAAATTCCGTGGGCGCATATTGATCTTGCAGGTCCGGCTATTAAACATAAATACAACAACTACACTGAAAAATTTGACACCGGTTTTGGTGTGAGATTGATGATTGAGTATTTAAGTAAGATTTAA
- a CDS encoding ORF6N domain-containing protein, with protein sequence MSKPNYLPLEIIEKKIFIIRGQKVMLSPHLSELYGVEARVLIQTVKRNINRFPSDFMFQLTKKEYEDLKSQFVISSWGGARRANPYAFNEQGVAMLSSVLRSERAVQVNIQIMRAFVKLREIISTHKELAQKLKELELKIESHDKNITAIFEAINQLIASEEKSKRKIGFDVKEKSYKYKARRK encoded by the coding sequence ATGAGCAAGCCAAACTATCTTCCGTTAGAAATAATTGAAAAGAAAATCTTTATTATCCGGGGACAGAAGGTAATGTTAAGTCCCCATCTCTCGGAGTTATATGGTGTGGAAGCCAGGGTCCTCATTCAAACCGTTAAGAGAAATATTAATCGTTTCCCATCTGATTTCATGTTTCAACTAACAAAGAAAGAGTATGAGGATTTGAAATCACAATTTGTGATTTCAAGTTGGGGAGGCGCTAGAAGAGCAAATCCTTATGCATTTAATGAACAAGGAGTAGCAATGCTCTCTTCAGTACTAAGAAGCGAACGTGCTGTTCAAGTGAACATTCAGATTATGAGGGCATTTGTTAAACTGCGGGAAATTATTTCTACTCACAAAGAACTTGCACAAAAGCTGAAAGAATTGGAATTGAAAATAGAATCTCACGATAAAAATATTACTGCAATCTTTGAAGCGATAAATCAATTAATTGCATCGGAAGAAAAGTCGAAGAGAAAAATAGGTTTTGATGTTAAAGAGAAAAGTTATAAGTATAAAGCGCGGCGCAAATAA
- a CDS encoding NAD(P)-dependent alcohol dehydrogenase: MKAIVYTKYGSPDVIELKEVEKPSPKDDEVLIKVLAASLNALDWHLMRGKPFAVRLMIGGLRKPKIIQPGRDAAGVVEAVGKNVTQFKPGDEVFGACIGTLAEYVCADENKLALKPSNISFEQAAAVPIAAITALQGLRDKGKIQSGQKILVDGSGGGVGTFAVQIAKSFGAEVTAVCSTKNLETALSIGADHVIDYTREDFTKSGKHYDLILGANAYHSIFGYRRALSRNGIYVGAGGGGQSLLVMLLGMLLQSLLSMIGSKKMCSFMAKIKKTDLVLLKEFLEAGKIVPVIDKRYKLSEAADAMRYIEEGHAKGKVVINI, from the coding sequence ATGAAAGCAATTGTGTACACAAAATATGGATCACCGGATGTAATTGAATTAAAGGAAGTAGAAAAACCTTCTCCCAAAGACGATGAAGTGTTGATAAAAGTTCTGGCAGCATCATTAAATGCACTCGACTGGCACTTAATGAGAGGTAAACCGTTTGCCGTCCGTTTAATGATAGGCGGGTTGCGCAAACCAAAGATTATACAACCTGGGCGGGATGCTGCCGGCGTAGTTGAAGCAGTCGGCAAAAATGTAACACAATTCAAACCTGGCGACGAAGTGTTCGGTGCATGTATCGGCACTTTGGCTGAGTATGTTTGTGCTGATGAGAATAAATTGGCGCTGAAGCCGTCCAACATATCTTTCGAGCAAGCGGCAGCCGTACCCATTGCAGCAATCACTGCCCTTCAGGGTCTTCGTGATAAAGGGAAGATTCAGTCCGGGCAAAAAATTTTAGTTGATGGTTCGGGCGGCGGTGTAGGTACATTTGCCGTGCAGATCGCAAAATCGTTTGGTGCAGAAGTTACTGCAGTATGCAGTACGAAAAATTTGGAAACAGCACTATCGATCGGTGCAGACCATGTCATTGATTACACACGGGAAGATTTCACAAAAAGCGGAAAACATTATGATCTGATTCTTGGTGCTAACGCATATCATTCGATTTTCGGTTACAGGCGTGCGTTGAGCCGGAACGGAATTTATGTCGGTGCTGGTGGAGGCGGTCAAAGTCTGCTTGTTATGTTGCTCGGAATGCTGCTTCAATCATTACTATCAATGATTGGGAGTAAGAAGATGTGCAGCTTCATGGCGAAGATAAAAAAAACGGATTTGGTTCTTCTGAAAGAGTTTCTTGAAGCCGGAAAGATTGTACCGGTTATAGATAAACGTTACAAGTTAAGTGAAGCTGCCGATGCTATGCGTTATATTGAAGAAGGACATGCAAAAGGAAAAGTAGTAATTAATATTTAA